One genomic window of Haemorhous mexicanus isolate bHaeMex1 chromosome 17, bHaeMex1.pri, whole genome shotgun sequence includes the following:
- the HMOX2 gene encoding heme oxygenase 2 isoform X6, with protein MPSALESPERGEEDVLHYEEIEDDAVSPMDLSELLKEGTKESHDRAENTQFVKDFLKGRIKKELFKLATVALYFTYSALEEEMDRNKDNPLFAPLYFPVELHRREALAKDLNYFYGEDWKEKIQCSEATQQYVDRIHHVGQHEPELLVAHAYTRYMGDLSGGQVLKKVAQRALKLPSTEEGIQFYVFDNISNAQQFKQLYRARMNALDLDKNTKERIVEEANKAFRFNMQVFDELDKIGRSLGEEAQDGGFPVHDGKGDIRKCPYYADKLGTASPSCPFHAAVGLARQPLVQLVLAACMAVAAGAAAWYIL; from the exons atgccctcagccctggagagcccagagaggggagaggaagaTGTTTTGCACTATGAGGAAATAGAAGATGATGCTGTCAG CCCCATGGACCTTTcggagctgctgaaggagggGACGAAGGAATCGCACGACCGCGCCGAGAACACCCAGTTTGTCAAGGACTTCCTCAAGGGCCGCATCAAGAAGGAGCTCTTCAAG CTGGCCACTGTGGCCCTTTACTTCACCTACTCTGCTTTGGAAGAGGAGATGGATCGCAACAAGGACAACCCCCTCTTTGCTCCTCTGTATTTCCCCGTGGAGCTTCACCGGAGAGAAGCTTTGGCCAAAgacctcaattatttttatgGGGAAGACTGGAAAGAAAAGATCCAGTGTTCAGAGGCAACTCAGCAGTATGTGGACAGAATCCATCATGTGGGACAACAcgagccagagctgctggtggctcACGCTTACACACGCTACATGGGGGACCTCTCAGGTGGCCAGGTGCTGAAGAAGGTAGCCCAGAGGGCCCTGAAGTTGCCCAGTACTGAGGAAGGGATCCAATTCTATGTGTTTGACAACATTTCCAACGCACAGCAGTTCAAGCAGCTTTACAGAGCAAGAATGAATGCTCTGGACTTGGACAAGAACACCAAGGAAAGGATCGTGGAAGAGGCCAACAAAGCCTTCAGATTTAACATGCAG GTGTTTGATGAGCTGGACAAGATCGGCAGGTCGCTGGGAGAAGAAGCCCAAGATGGAGGCTTTCCAGTCCACGATGGAAAGGGAGACATCCGCAAATGCCCTTACTATGCAGACAAACTGG gcacagcaagcCCCAGCTGCCCCTTCCACGCTGCTGTGGGCCTGGccaggcagcccctggtgcagctggtgctggcagcctgcatGGCCGTGGCAgcgggagctgcagcctggtaCATCCTGTGA
- the CDIP1 gene encoding cell death-inducing p53-target protein 1 isoform X1 produces MSNDPPPPYPGGPSAPLIEEKHGPPSAPEGVTPVVGQPQGVPIPPPEFGPPPYEPPSQPGFIPPHMPTDGSGPYVPPAGYYPPPGPHAPMGYYPAPGPYPSPGGHTATVLVPPGAATTVTVLQGEIFQGAPVQTVCPHCQQAITTKISYEIGLMSFLLGFFCCFVGCDLCCCLIPCLFDDFKDVTHTCPNCKAYIYTYKRMC; encoded by the exons ATGTCCAACGACCCACCGCCTCCCTACCCGGGGGGCCCCTCGGCACCGCTGATAGAAGAGAAGCACGGCCCCCCCTCTGCACCAG AGGGTGTCACCCCAGTggtgggacagccccagggggtTCCTATCCCCCCTCCTGAGTTCGGACCCCCCCCATATGAGCCTCCCTCGCAGCCGGGGTTCATACCCCCCCACATGCCCACAGATGGCTCTGGGCCCTATGTGCCACCAG CAGGATACTACCCACCTCCAGGCCCTCACGCCCCCATGGGCTACTACCCTGCCCCAGGCCCCTACCCCTCTCCTGGTGGCCACACGGCCACAGTGCTTGTCCCACCGGGAGCTGCCACCACAGtcacagtgctgcagggagagatcTTCCAGGGTGCCCCCGTGCAGACAGTGTGTCCCCACTGCCAGCAAGCCATCACCACCAAGATCTCCTACGAGATTGGGCTCATGAGCTTCCTTCTGGGCTTCTTCTGTTGCTTCGTGGG gtgtgatctctgctgctgcctgatcCCCTGCCTGTTCGATGACTTCAAGGACGTGACACACACGTGTCCCAACTGCAAGGCCTACATCTACACGTACAAGCGCATGTGCTAA
- the HMOX2 gene encoding heme oxygenase 2 isoform X2, whose translation MDQKEELWFSHLRAYRGKSESSTCAAEDGIVSKKEKNPHQGIPGLAELEVSLSRLSKENNSRSPAQDPLVPLRSGRVQRPLEKRQSRVMLCGKSFRKLPDVIQQRNSSVRRLMICGDCWKSFRVSSNLVQHRRIHTGEKPFPCTACGERFRQRSHLIRHQRTHTGERPYECSECGKSFSVSSKLLRHQVTHTGEKPFGCAECGKRFCGNCQLVQHRRVHTGERPYTCGSCGRSFSVSSALARHRRVHSGEKPYGCTECGKSFSQSSELMKHQRVHTGEKPYKCSECGKSFTVSSALIQHRRFHRGERPFGCSECGKSFTVSSHLIQHRRFHTGERPFECTECGKSFLWRSALLRHRRVHSGERPYACTDCGDSFRQSAHLSQHRRTHTGERPYGCADCGRGFAVSSALLRHRHVHGAGQP comes from the exons ATGGATCAGAAGGAGGAACTGTGGTTCTCCCACCTCCGCGCCTACCGAGGGAAGTCCGAGAGCAGCACATGTGCAG CTGAAGATGGGATTGTGagcaaaaaagagaagaatcCCCACCAAGGCATCCCTGGGCTAGCAGAGCTGGAGGTTTCACTCTCACGACTTTCCAAGGAGAACAATTCCCGGAGTCCTGCACAGGACCCACTCGTCCCACTGAGGTCAGGAAGGGTTCAGAGACCTCTGGAGAAAAGGCAGAGCCGAGTGATGCTGTGTGGGAAAAGTTTCAGGAAGCTGCCAGATGTTATCCAGCAGAGAAATTCCTCTGTGAGGAGGCTGATGATATGTGGGGACTGCTGGAAGAGCTTCCGTGTGAGTTCCAACCTCGTCCAGCACCGGAGGATCCACACCGGAGAGAAACCCTTCCCGTGCACCGCGTGTGGGGAGCGTTTCCGGCAGCGCTCCCATCTGATCCGGCACCAGAGGACGCACAcgggggagaggccctacgagtgctCCGAGtgcgggaagagcttcagcGTCAGCTCCAAGCTGCTCCGCCACCAGGTGACCCACACCGGAGAGAAGCCCTTCGGGTGTGCCGAGTGCGGGAAGAGGTTCTGCGGGAACTGCCAGCTGGTGCAGCACCGGCGGGTGCACaccggggagaggccctacaCGTGCGGCAGCTGCGGGAGGAGCTTCAGCGTCAGCTCGGCCCTGGCGCGGCACCGGCGCGTCCACAGCGGGGAGAAGCCCTACGGCTGCACCGAGtgcgggaagagcttcagccagagctcCGAGCTCATGAAGCACCAGCGGGTGCACACGGGCGAGAAGCCGTACAAGTGCTCCGAGTGCGGGAAGAGCTTCACCGTGAGTTCGGCCCTCATCCAGCACCGCCGGTTCCACAGGGGCGAGCGCCCCTTCGGGTGCTCCGAGTGCGGGAAGAGCTTCACGGTGAGCTCCCACCTCATCCAGCACCGCCGCTTCCACACCGGGGAGCGCCCCTTCGAGTGCACGGAGTGCGGGAAGAGCTTCCTGTGGAGGTCGGCCCTGCTGCGGCACCGGCGGGTGCACAGCGGGGAGCGGCCCTACGCCTGTACCGACTGCGGGGACAGCTTCAGGCAGAGCGCCCACCTCAGCCAGCACCGCCGCACCCACACCGGAGAGCGGCCCTACGGCTGTGCCGACTGCGGGAGGGGCTTTGCCGTGAGCTCCGCGCTCCTGCGGCACCGGCACGTCCACGGGGCGGGGCAGCCCTAG
- the HMOX2 gene encoding heme oxygenase 2 isoform X5: MISGNGSEGGTVVLPPPRLPREVREQHMCRLIPAVTTMPSALESPERGEEDVLHYEEIEDDAVSPMDLSELLKEGTKESHDRAENTQFVKDFLKGRIKKELFKLATVALYFTYSALEEEMDRNKDNPLFAPLYFPVELHRREALAKDLNYFYGEDWKEKIQCSEATQQYVDRIHHVGQHEPELLVAHAYTRYMGDLSGGQVLKKVAQRALKLPSTEEGIQFYVFDNISNAQQFKQLYRARMNALDLDKNTKERIVEEANKAFRFNMQVFDELDKIGRSLGEEAQDGGFPVHDGKGDIRKCPYYADKLGTASPSCPFHAAVGLARQPLVQLVLAACMAVAAGAAAWYIL, encoded by the exons ATGATCTCTGGAAATGGATCAGAAGGAGGAACTGTGGTTCTCCCACCTCCGCGCCTACCGAGGGAAGTCCGAGAGCAGCACATGTGCAG actgatcccagcagtgaccacaatgccctcagccctggagagcccagagaggggagaggaagaTGTTTTGCACTATGAGGAAATAGAAGATGATGCTGTCAG CCCCATGGACCTTTcggagctgctgaaggagggGACGAAGGAATCGCACGACCGCGCCGAGAACACCCAGTTTGTCAAGGACTTCCTCAAGGGCCGCATCAAGAAGGAGCTCTTCAAG CTGGCCACTGTGGCCCTTTACTTCACCTACTCTGCTTTGGAAGAGGAGATGGATCGCAACAAGGACAACCCCCTCTTTGCTCCTCTGTATTTCCCCGTGGAGCTTCACCGGAGAGAAGCTTTGGCCAAAgacctcaattatttttatgGGGAAGACTGGAAAGAAAAGATCCAGTGTTCAGAGGCAACTCAGCAGTATGTGGACAGAATCCATCATGTGGGACAACAcgagccagagctgctggtggctcACGCTTACACACGCTACATGGGGGACCTCTCAGGTGGCCAGGTGCTGAAGAAGGTAGCCCAGAGGGCCCTGAAGTTGCCCAGTACTGAGGAAGGGATCCAATTCTATGTGTTTGACAACATTTCCAACGCACAGCAGTTCAAGCAGCTTTACAGAGCAAGAATGAATGCTCTGGACTTGGACAAGAACACCAAGGAAAGGATCGTGGAAGAGGCCAACAAAGCCTTCAGATTTAACATGCAG GTGTTTGATGAGCTGGACAAGATCGGCAGGTCGCTGGGAGAAGAAGCCCAAGATGGAGGCTTTCCAGTCCACGATGGAAAGGGAGACATCCGCAAATGCCCTTACTATGCAGACAAACTGG gcacagcaagcCCCAGCTGCCCCTTCCACGCTGCTGTGGGCCTGGccaggcagcccctggtgcagctggtgctggcagcctgcatGGCCGTGGCAgcgggagctgcagcctggtaCATCCTGTGA
- the CDIP1 gene encoding cell death-inducing p53-target protein 1 isoform X2 — translation MSNDPPPPYPGGPSAPLIEEKHGPPSAPEGVTPVVGQPQGVPIPPPEFGPPPYEPPSQPGFIPPHMPTDGSGPYVPPGYYPPPGPHAPMGYYPAPGPYPSPGGHTATVLVPPGAATTVTVLQGEIFQGAPVQTVCPHCQQAITTKISYEIGLMSFLLGFFCCFVGCDLCCCLIPCLFDDFKDVTHTCPNCKAYIYTYKRMC, via the exons ATGTCCAACGACCCACCGCCTCCCTACCCGGGGGGCCCCTCGGCACCGCTGATAGAAGAGAAGCACGGCCCCCCCTCTGCACCAG AGGGTGTCACCCCAGTggtgggacagccccagggggtTCCTATCCCCCCTCCTGAGTTCGGACCCCCCCCATATGAGCCTCCCTCGCAGCCGGGGTTCATACCCCCCCACATGCCCACAGATGGCTCTGGGCCCTATGTGCCACCAG GATACTACCCACCTCCAGGCCCTCACGCCCCCATGGGCTACTACCCTGCCCCAGGCCCCTACCCCTCTCCTGGTGGCCACACGGCCACAGTGCTTGTCCCACCGGGAGCTGCCACCACAGtcacagtgctgcagggagagatcTTCCAGGGTGCCCCCGTGCAGACAGTGTGTCCCCACTGCCAGCAAGCCATCACCACCAAGATCTCCTACGAGATTGGGCTCATGAGCTTCCTTCTGGGCTTCTTCTGTTGCTTCGTGGG gtgtgatctctgctgctgcctgatcCCCTGCCTGTTCGATGACTTCAAGGACGTGACACACACGTGTCCCAACTGCAAGGCCTACATCTACACGTACAAGCGCATGTGCTAA
- the HMOX2 gene encoding heme oxygenase 2 isoform X4 codes for MDQKEELWFSHLRAYRGKSESSTCADSHFIAAEDGIVSKKEKNPHQGIPGLAELEVSLSRLSKENNSRSPAQDPLVPLRSGRVQRPLEKRQSRVMLCGKSFRKLPDVIQQRNSSVRRLMICGDCWKSFRVSSNLVQHRRIHTGEKPFPCTACGERFRQRSHLIRHQRTHTGERPYECSECGKSFSVSSKLLRHQVTHTGEKPFGCAECGKRFCGNCQLVQHRRVHTGERPYTCGSCGRSFSVSSALARHRRVHSGEKPYGCTECGKSFSQSSELMKHQRVHTGEKPYKCSECGKSFTVSSALIQHRRFHRGERPFGCSECGKSFTTDPSSDHNALSPGEPREGRGRCFAL; via the exons ATGGATCAGAAGGAGGAACTGTGGTTCTCCCACCTCCGCGCCTACCGAGGGAAGTCCGAGAGCAGCACATGTGCAG ATTCTCATTTTATTGCAGCTGAAGATGGGATTGTGagcaaaaaagagaagaatcCCCACCAAGGCATCCCTGGGCTAGCAGAGCTGGAGGTTTCACTCTCACGACTTTCCAAGGAGAACAATTCCCGGAGTCCTGCACAGGACCCACTCGTCCCACTGAGGTCAGGAAGGGTTCAGAGACCTCTGGAGAAAAGGCAGAGCCGAGTGATGCTGTGTGGGAAAAGTTTCAGGAAGCTGCCAGATGTTATCCAGCAGAGAAATTCCTCTGTGAGGAGGCTGATGATATGTGGGGACTGCTGGAAGAGCTTCCGTGTGAGTTCCAACCTCGTCCAGCACCGGAGGATCCACACCGGAGAGAAACCCTTCCCGTGCACCGCGTGTGGGGAGCGTTTCCGGCAGCGCTCCCATCTGATCCGGCACCAGAGGACGCACAcgggggagaggccctacgagtgctCCGAGtgcgggaagagcttcagcGTCAGCTCCAAGCTGCTCCGCCACCAGGTGACCCACACCGGAGAGAAGCCCTTCGGGTGTGCCGAGTGCGGGAAGAGGTTCTGCGGGAACTGCCAGCTGGTGCAGCACCGGCGGGTGCACaccggggagaggccctacaCGTGCGGCAGCTGCGGGAGGAGCTTCAGCGTCAGCTCGGCCCTGGCGCGGCACCGGCGCGTCCACAGCGGGGAGAAGCCCTACGGCTGCACCGAGtgcgggaagagcttcagccagagctcCGAGCTCATGAAGCACCAGCGGGTGCACACGGGCGAGAAGCCGTACAAGTGCTCCGAGTGCGGGAAGAGCTTCACCGTGAGTTCGGCCCTCATCCAGCACCGCCGGTTCCACAGGGGCGAGCGCCCCTTCGGGTGCTCCGAGTGCGGGAAGAGCTTCACG actgatcccagcagtgaccacaatgccctcagccctggagagcccagagaggggagaggaagaTGTTTTGCACTATGA
- the HMOX2 gene encoding heme oxygenase 2 isoform X3 — MFASRPPFPVAGRSVASACAHFLSCRPPGTGPWAGPARLIPAVTTMPSALESPERGEEDVLHYEEIEDDAVSPMDLSELLKEGTKESHDRAENTQFVKDFLKGRIKKELFKLATVALYFTYSALEEEMDRNKDNPLFAPLYFPVELHRREALAKDLNYFYGEDWKEKIQCSEATQQYVDRIHHVGQHEPELLVAHAYTRYMGDLSGGQVLKKVAQRALKLPSTEEGIQFYVFDNISNAQQFKQLYRARMNALDLDKNTKERIVEEANKAFRFNMQVFDELDKIGRSLGEEAQDGGFPVHDGKGDIRKCPYYADKLGTASPSCPFHAAVGLARQPLVQLVLAACMAVAAGAAAWYIL, encoded by the exons ATGTTTGCATCTCGACCGCCCTTTCCGGTTGCCGGGCGCAGCGTCGCTAGCGCATGCGCACATTTCCTCTCCTGCCGCCCTCCAGGGACGGGGCCTTGGGCGGGGCCGGCCAG actgatcccagcagtgaccacaatgccctcagccctggagagcccagagaggggagaggaagaTGTTTTGCACTATGAGGAAATAGAAGATGATGCTGTCAG CCCCATGGACCTTTcggagctgctgaaggagggGACGAAGGAATCGCACGACCGCGCCGAGAACACCCAGTTTGTCAAGGACTTCCTCAAGGGCCGCATCAAGAAGGAGCTCTTCAAG CTGGCCACTGTGGCCCTTTACTTCACCTACTCTGCTTTGGAAGAGGAGATGGATCGCAACAAGGACAACCCCCTCTTTGCTCCTCTGTATTTCCCCGTGGAGCTTCACCGGAGAGAAGCTTTGGCCAAAgacctcaattatttttatgGGGAAGACTGGAAAGAAAAGATCCAGTGTTCAGAGGCAACTCAGCAGTATGTGGACAGAATCCATCATGTGGGACAACAcgagccagagctgctggtggctcACGCTTACACACGCTACATGGGGGACCTCTCAGGTGGCCAGGTGCTGAAGAAGGTAGCCCAGAGGGCCCTGAAGTTGCCCAGTACTGAGGAAGGGATCCAATTCTATGTGTTTGACAACATTTCCAACGCACAGCAGTTCAAGCAGCTTTACAGAGCAAGAATGAATGCTCTGGACTTGGACAAGAACACCAAGGAAAGGATCGTGGAAGAGGCCAACAAAGCCTTCAGATTTAACATGCAG GTGTTTGATGAGCTGGACAAGATCGGCAGGTCGCTGGGAGAAGAAGCCCAAGATGGAGGCTTTCCAGTCCACGATGGAAAGGGAGACATCCGCAAATGCCCTTACTATGCAGACAAACTGG gcacagcaagcCCCAGCTGCCCCTTCCACGCTGCTGTGGGCCTGGccaggcagcccctggtgcagctggtgctggcagcctgcatGGCCGTGGCAgcgggagctgcagcctggtaCATCCTGTGA
- the HMOX2 gene encoding heme oxygenase 2 isoform X1, protein MDQKEELWFSHLRAYRGKSESSTCADSHFIAAEDGIVSKKEKNPHQGIPGLAELEVSLSRLSKENNSRSPAQDPLVPLRSGRVQRPLEKRQSRVMLCGKSFRKLPDVIQQRNSSVRRLMICGDCWKSFRVSSNLVQHRRIHTGEKPFPCTACGERFRQRSHLIRHQRTHTGERPYECSECGKSFSVSSKLLRHQVTHTGEKPFGCAECGKRFCGNCQLVQHRRVHTGERPYTCGSCGRSFSVSSALARHRRVHSGEKPYGCTECGKSFSQSSELMKHQRVHTGEKPYKCSECGKSFTVSSALIQHRRFHRGERPFGCSECGKSFTVSSHLIQHRRFHTGERPFECTECGKSFLWRSALLRHRRVHSGERPYACTDCGDSFRQSAHLSQHRRTHTGERPYGCADCGRGFAVSSALLRHRHVHGAGQP, encoded by the exons ATGGATCAGAAGGAGGAACTGTGGTTCTCCCACCTCCGCGCCTACCGAGGGAAGTCCGAGAGCAGCACATGTGCAG ATTCTCATTTTATTGCAGCTGAAGATGGGATTGTGagcaaaaaagagaagaatcCCCACCAAGGCATCCCTGGGCTAGCAGAGCTGGAGGTTTCACTCTCACGACTTTCCAAGGAGAACAATTCCCGGAGTCCTGCACAGGACCCACTCGTCCCACTGAGGTCAGGAAGGGTTCAGAGACCTCTGGAGAAAAGGCAGAGCCGAGTGATGCTGTGTGGGAAAAGTTTCAGGAAGCTGCCAGATGTTATCCAGCAGAGAAATTCCTCTGTGAGGAGGCTGATGATATGTGGGGACTGCTGGAAGAGCTTCCGTGTGAGTTCCAACCTCGTCCAGCACCGGAGGATCCACACCGGAGAGAAACCCTTCCCGTGCACCGCGTGTGGGGAGCGTTTCCGGCAGCGCTCCCATCTGATCCGGCACCAGAGGACGCACAcgggggagaggccctacgagtgctCCGAGtgcgggaagagcttcagcGTCAGCTCCAAGCTGCTCCGCCACCAGGTGACCCACACCGGAGAGAAGCCCTTCGGGTGTGCCGAGTGCGGGAAGAGGTTCTGCGGGAACTGCCAGCTGGTGCAGCACCGGCGGGTGCACaccggggagaggccctacaCGTGCGGCAGCTGCGGGAGGAGCTTCAGCGTCAGCTCGGCCCTGGCGCGGCACCGGCGCGTCCACAGCGGGGAGAAGCCCTACGGCTGCACCGAGtgcgggaagagcttcagccagagctcCGAGCTCATGAAGCACCAGCGGGTGCACACGGGCGAGAAGCCGTACAAGTGCTCCGAGTGCGGGAAGAGCTTCACCGTGAGTTCGGCCCTCATCCAGCACCGCCGGTTCCACAGGGGCGAGCGCCCCTTCGGGTGCTCCGAGTGCGGGAAGAGCTTCACGGTGAGCTCCCACCTCATCCAGCACCGCCGCTTCCACACCGGGGAGCGCCCCTTCGAGTGCACGGAGTGCGGGAAGAGCTTCCTGTGGAGGTCGGCCCTGCTGCGGCACCGGCGGGTGCACAGCGGGGAGCGGCCCTACGCCTGTACCGACTGCGGGGACAGCTTCAGGCAGAGCGCCCACCTCAGCCAGCACCGCCGCACCCACACCGGAGAGCGGCCCTACGGCTGTGCCGACTGCGGGAGGGGCTTTGCCGTGAGCTCCGCGCTCCTGCGGCACCGGCACGTCCACGGGGCGGGGCAGCCCTAG
- the HMOX2 gene encoding heme oxygenase 2 isoform X7 gives MDLSELLKEGTKESHDRAENTQFVKDFLKGRIKKELFKLATVALYFTYSALEEEMDRNKDNPLFAPLYFPVELHRREALAKDLNYFYGEDWKEKIQCSEATQQYVDRIHHVGQHEPELLVAHAYTRYMGDLSGGQVLKKVAQRALKLPSTEEGIQFYVFDNISNAQQFKQLYRARMNALDLDKNTKERIVEEANKAFRFNMQVFDELDKIGRSLGEEAQDGGFPVHDGKGDIRKCPYYADKLGTASPSCPFHAAVGLARQPLVQLVLAACMAVAAGAAAWYIL, from the exons ATGGACCTTTcggagctgctgaaggagggGACGAAGGAATCGCACGACCGCGCCGAGAACACCCAGTTTGTCAAGGACTTCCTCAAGGGCCGCATCAAGAAGGAGCTCTTCAAG CTGGCCACTGTGGCCCTTTACTTCACCTACTCTGCTTTGGAAGAGGAGATGGATCGCAACAAGGACAACCCCCTCTTTGCTCCTCTGTATTTCCCCGTGGAGCTTCACCGGAGAGAAGCTTTGGCCAAAgacctcaattatttttatgGGGAAGACTGGAAAGAAAAGATCCAGTGTTCAGAGGCAACTCAGCAGTATGTGGACAGAATCCATCATGTGGGACAACAcgagccagagctgctggtggctcACGCTTACACACGCTACATGGGGGACCTCTCAGGTGGCCAGGTGCTGAAGAAGGTAGCCCAGAGGGCCCTGAAGTTGCCCAGTACTGAGGAAGGGATCCAATTCTATGTGTTTGACAACATTTCCAACGCACAGCAGTTCAAGCAGCTTTACAGAGCAAGAATGAATGCTCTGGACTTGGACAAGAACACCAAGGAAAGGATCGTGGAAGAGGCCAACAAAGCCTTCAGATTTAACATGCAG GTGTTTGATGAGCTGGACAAGATCGGCAGGTCGCTGGGAGAAGAAGCCCAAGATGGAGGCTTTCCAGTCCACGATGGAAAGGGAGACATCCGCAAATGCCCTTACTATGCAGACAAACTGG gcacagcaagcCCCAGCTGCCCCTTCCACGCTGCTGTGGGCCTGGccaggcagcccctggtgcagctggtgctggcagcctgcatGGCCGTGGCAgcgggagctgcagcctggtaCATCCTGTGA